Within Thermococcus celer Vu 13 = JCM 8558, the genomic segment TCTGCTGTTTTTGGAGCATCAATCTTAATCTCGAGTTCTCTAGCTTTTGCAAGGTGTGCGAAAGCTCCCATGAGTTTGATCCTGACCATTGAAACCACCCACATTATTATTTCTTTCCCGATTGATAAAGATTGCCCCAGTAGGGTTTGAGATGTTACTTTTCGTGGTTGTTTTTGATTAATACTTGTTCTTCTTTTGCATTTTGTAAAATTTTAAACTTTTGGTTCACGAAACTTTTATATATTTTAATTGCGTAAATTTTCATGCAAAAACCCGTTGGGGGGTCAATGGGGAGACGTGCATTAGGTACTAAATGCGTTTCGATTACACCTGGTCCATAGGGGGGTTCCGGATGGGACATATGAAACGACACGAATGCGTTTCGATTACACCTGGTCCATAGGGGGGTTCTGGATGGGACATATGAAACGACACGAAGCCATTTATTTCGTTCTCCTTGCTTTGGGGTGTATCCTCTGGCTTGAGAATCACTATCCTTCGATTGAAGCAGTTCTTGGTGGCCTGATTGGTGCAGTGGCCATTTACATCGTTCCCGGGGTGATTTTCAGGAGCATGGGAATCAACAAACCCGCTGTGGTCTTTACTATACTATGGGAATTCGTCGGTGCCATCGTGACAAGGGTCATAGATTTCCCTCTCTGGAGTTTCTTTCTAATGGCAGGCGTTGGTGGCGTTGTCGTTTTACTGTTCTTTCCCCTTTTAGAAATGGCAGGTTGGATCACGGGTGATAGCCATAAAGAACTCTAAGCCTCTTTGTGTCTCTCCTTCTTGTCTATATTGCGCCGTGAACTGCTGTGAGGAGGAAGGAACTTATTGTGACTATCTACGCCCCGGACCGTAATGGCGGAGGTGATGTGTAATGATGCTTAGGGATACGCTTGTCTTTTTAATCTCTTTAATTTTCACAGGTCTGGCAATAATTGATGGAACTTCTCTCCTTGTTGCAGTAGCAACAATTATGTTTCCATTTGTTGCCGGCAAATCTCATCCGGCTCCACAGGAGGTGAAAAGGGATGGTTGAAATTACGTTGAAGAGAACGCTACTCATTTTCTTTTTGCTAAATCTTGTTGTCTTTGTGATGGTAGTAACTGACACCGGAAGTATTGAAAACATTCTGTTAGGATAACTGGGGCATCACCTCCTGAAGCCATTCAGCAACATCACCAGGTGGTCGACCAAACCGAGAATGAACCCTAACAAAATTATACCAGAAAGCAAACAGAAAAACAAACCTGTGAACCTTCCGCCAATCCTTACCCCTGAAATTATTCCAGAAACGCCTCGTTCTCTCCTTAAGGGTCCTGATAGCCATAAAGAACTCTAATCCAGTAAATAATGGTTCCAGTCTTCATTTCCCCCTCTTTTTTCTGAAGTATCATCAGGCACTTAAACCTAACGCCCTACTGCTTATCCTGACAGTATCACACATTGCGACGTAACCGTTTTATACCCTGATGTCCATATAACACCAGCGGTGATACCATGAGGCCCATCAAATCACTCGACTCCGGGGGGTTTGATGAACTGCTCGGTATCCTCAACGGCATGGGGAACAGGCTTCTCCTCATCAGGATATCCGGGAAGGACGCTTTTCTTTACGGAAACGGCAGGGTCATGAGGGAGTACATCGATATCCCCCGGGATCTGAGGGACGTCGAGGTGGTGGAACTCGACAAGTTCGAGTTCCTGGACCTTCTTCAGGGGGAGGCCGAGCCGAAGCGCACCCCCATGACTGTGGAGTTCTCGTATTCCCTCGACGCCCCCAAGGACATCTACATACACCTGGAGGATGCCCTACTCAAGGCGGTGCTGAAGGCCTACAAAACCCTCGGAATCGCCATCGAGAGGGCCGATCTAAAGGCTTCGATAAGGTACGGGGCAACCGGCAGGGACATACTCCTCATCAGGGGAAACGTAAAGGGGTTATCTGCCAGCGAAGTGGAAAAGACGGAGCTGGCGAGGGTTCTGTCGGACGTCGTATCCCGGGAGGCGGGCTTTGATGCGAGGGTCCTGCTCCGGGGCTTCGATCTGGTTAAAACACGCGGAAAGCCCCTGCTGAGGGTATCGGCACCGCGGGCCCACGTCAGGGGAGGAAGGGTTCTCGAGGTGCCCCTTGCCAGGAACGTGGCCCCGAGCCTGAACAGGGATAAAGTACAGGTTGAGGTGGAGAGGATACTGGAGGAGGCGGGGATCGAGGAGCTCGCGGGAAAACTCAAGAGGGATACCGAAAGGCGGGTTCAGACGGGAGCGATTGAGGCCTTCCTGAGGGAAAGACTATCAGGCATCAGAGATGTCCAGGTGAACTGGATTAAGGTCTCCCCCGGGGGGGACGGCGGGGTCAAGGTCGCCATCGGCGCGTCCAGGAGGTCAAAGTCAAGGAGCGACGTTGAAATAACCAGCATGGTTGGGAAGGAAATAGAGGCCGCCCAGAGGGAAGGGAGAGCCCGGGGACTGGCTTTTAAGGTTTCGTCGGCGTTTCTGGTGCTGGAGGAGGACGTCTATTAGGCCCGGCAACATTAAAAACCTCCCCTCCATTTTTCGCTGGTGGTGGTATGAAGCGTAGAACCCTCTACAGGGCACTGCTGGCCATCGTCCTCCTTCTAACGATCGTTTACACCCTCGGGATACTTGGCTTAGTGCCCTTCCGGTGGAGCTACTACATCACGATGTTCATGATAGTCCTCTTCCTCGTCCTCAGAATGGAGAAGAAGCGTCAGTAGAGGGCCTTTATCCTCCTCACGGAGAGCGCCATGAAGGTCGTTGCTATGAGGATGAGCGCGAGCAGGGCATAGAGGGGCGCCACGACGTCGTAGTAGTACAGCATCGAGTACCTGAGCCCGTCGACCGAGTACGTCATCGGCGTCAGGATGCCCACGACGAGGAACCACCTCGGAAAGAGCGTGAGGGACTCGATAGCACCGCTGGTGAACATCATGGGGAGCCTGAGCAGGTTGAGCCACGTCATGACGTTTATCGGCTTCTCAACGGCCAGCGCTATGTAGAGACCGAAGGCGGAGAAGGCCACGTTGGCCAGGATGAGGAAGAGAATAGTGAGGGGCCAGTTCCAGACGGGGTAGACCATGAAGTACTTCACAAGGACGAGCGTTATCAGGCTCACCATGAGGCCGAAGAGCGAAGCCACGAGGACCTTGGCGAGGACTATCTCCCCGTATCGAATCGGGGCGAGGAGGAGACGCTCGAACGTTTTGAGGCGCCTCTCGAATATCAGCGACGAGGAGACGAAGGAGGTCGTCGCGAAGAGGGCCGAGATGCTGATGAGACCAGGGGCGAGGTGGTCGACGTCGCCGAAGCGAACGATGAAGGCAAGGGTGAACACGAGGGGGAACACGAGACCCCAGCTGATCGAGCCAGGTTTCAACAGGTACTCCCTGAGCTCCTTGTTCACTATAGCGAGAACGTGCCTCATATGGGACACCCCCCACAGCTCACGGGACAGGTTTTGTCCTCGTTGCTCTCCGTGAGCTCGAGGAAGACCTCCTCGATGCTCGGGAGTTCCGTGGAGATGTGCCTCACGGTAAGTCCGAGGCTTTCCTTGACCTTCCAGAACTCCTCAAGGAACTCATCAGGATCTTTTACGGTAACCACTATCGAGTCCTCGTCGAACGTCGGGCTATACGGCTCGAGGAACTTCAAAAGCCTGTTGCCGATGGGCTCGACCCTGAGCCTCACCCTAACACCCGCCCCCACGAGTTTCCTCAGCTCGTTCCTCTTCCCCAGGGCCACGATTTTCCCGCGGTTGATTATCGCTATTCGATGGGGCAGAACCTCGGCCTCCCACATGTTGTGGGTGGTCAGGAAAATCGTCTTCCCGGTTTTGTTGAGGGCCAGTATCATCTCCCTGACGAGCTTGGCCGACTGAACGTCCAGCGCCACGGTGGGCTCGTCCATGAAGAGCACGGGGGGTTCGTGAACCAGCGCCGCCGCGATGGTAGCCCGTCTCTTGTATCCCGAGCTGAGTTTCCCGAACTTCCTCTTCGCCGGGAGGTTGAACTCCTCTATCAGGCGGGAGACGTTCTCCATTGGAGCGTCGTACAGCCTGGCCAGAAAGCGGAGGTTCTCCTCGACCGTTAACTCATCGTAGAGGTTCGAGACGTCCGGGACGAGGCCGATGCTACGCTTAACTTCCAGCCTCTGGGTCTTAACGTCGTAACCGTTCACGTAGGCCTCACCGGCCGTTATCGAAGTAAGGGTCGAGAGCATCCTAACGGTGGTGGTCTTTCCGGCTCCGTTGGGGCCAAGGAACCCGAATATCTCCCCCTTCCTGACCTCAAAGCTTATCCCATCGACGGCCGTGAAGTCACCGTACCTCTTGGTCAGCTTTCTGACCTCTATAACGGCCCTCACTCTCTCATCTCCCTCCAGAGCATTGCGATGGCAATCAGAACGAGCGCCCCTATCCCGAGAGCCACCGCAGGGTTTCCGAGTTCCCTCTTCGGCGGTGTTGCCGTGGTGGACTCAGTGGGAGTAACCGGGGAAGTTTCGTTAAGGCCCATGAAATCGACGTCGGCCTCGCAGAGCTCCTTACCGTGGAACCTGCGGGTGAGGGCCAGGTACCTCGCCCCCGGCGAGATGGCAACTTTGTCGATGGTGGTATCGTTGGACGGGTAATCCGCCATTATCGCCCCGTCGGGGCCTATTATAATGGCCTCCGCTTCTCCGGCGGCCAGGGTGTAACCGTTGGCAGTCGCCACGTCCGTGGTCATGAGATAAAAGGGAACCGAGTACACCTGTTTGCCATCCCCGTCGAGCAGGACTATCTCGTTCAGACCACCGCCCAGCGCTATCCTCTTCCCATCGAAGTCCATGTCCCTGATGAGACCGTCGAACTTCTTCTCCCAGAGCTCCTTCCCGTCCCAGGTGAAGGCGTAGACGGAGCTCCATGTCTCGTCCGGGGAGACCGCGAGGGACACGAACATATCATCGTTTCCCGCCACCCTCTTCACATCACCGGGGAGGGTGATGTTGAGAAGGGCCCTTCCGTCCAGGGAGAACGCCACGAGCTTCCCATCG encodes:
- a CDS encoding ABC transporter permease, with product MRHVLAIVNKELREYLLKPGSISWGLVFPLVFTLAFIVRFGDVDHLAPGLISISALFATTSFVSSSLIFERRLKTFERLLLAPIRYGEIVLAKVLVASLFGLMVSLITLVLVKYFMVYPVWNWPLTILFLILANVAFSAFGLYIALAVEKPINVMTWLNLLRLPMMFTSGAIESLTLFPRWFLVVGILTPMTYSVDGLRYSMLYYYDVVAPLYALLALILIATTFMALSVRRIKALY
- a CDS encoding ABC transporter ATP-binding protein, coding for MRAVIEVRKLTKRYGDFTAVDGISFEVRKGEIFGFLGPNGAGKTTTVRMLSTLTSITAGEAYVNGYDVKTQRLEVKRSIGLVPDVSNLYDELTVEENLRFLARLYDAPMENVSRLIEEFNLPAKRKFGKLSSGYKRRATIAAALVHEPPVLFMDEPTVALDVQSAKLVREMILALNKTGKTIFLTTHNMWEAEVLPHRIAIINRGKIVALGKRNELRKLVGAGVRVRLRVEPIGNRLLKFLEPYSPTFDEDSIVVTVKDPDEFLEEFWKVKESLGLTVRHISTELPSIEEVFLELTESNEDKTCPVSCGGCPI
- a CDS encoding PQQ-binding-like beta-propeller repeat protein encodes the protein MKRLFPLILLLLTLTPVSAQPHLLWTYHDQCIVFSMAFNDRGDLALAFGYNAVLLRPNGSVAFRAPVRGLAYSVAASDNGTVIVGTDGYWVQFFDSHGKLLREYRTENVVYSVDISPDGKYAVASNVGGFVYFFRDTALVWKRDVGSYVWSVDLVGDRILVGADDGKLVAFSLDGRALLNITLPGDVKRVAGNDDMFVSLAVSPDETWSSVYAFTWDGKELWEKKFDGLIRDMDFDGKRIALGGGLNEIVLLDGDGKQVYSVPFYLMTTDVATANGYTLAAGEAEAIIIGPDGAIMADYPSNDTTIDKVAISPGARYLALTRRFHGKELCEADVDFMGLNETSPVTPTESTTATPPKRELGNPAVALGIGALVLIAIAMLWREMRE